The Aureispira anguillae genome contains a region encoding:
- a CDS encoding AAA domain-containing protein, whose product MNKQFVTYLNNKLKTGNLRTIHLNALPGRYITRLDLTQLNLINGIDGTHQLFDSPQNNRSEDFLFNHLLAKPKFQFKISFDDIPFSTLSAEAKKQYDDLARRLNAIYNQNEDNFLEHGTRTFGFGYPLLIKQSLSDPTKIIKAPLLIWSLDISRSNASKNQWVIEKSADSPIYVNDVLLSYINTEEEINIDETPIHFPDNNLLSPEQLQEVLHTILSKFSYEINDLTASIQPCLNKQTIEKQSTASPQLLWSGILGMFRTQKQSIIKDTDQLIANFDQMDFNDLGLKTPRFSNNTSVDSDPSQEEIIQTLDDREFKVIQGPPGTGKSQSLTAIITNTLENKGKILVVCEKKTALNVIFNNLQKLGLEKLIAIIDDVDRDRKKIVSTVRQITDVVKLKHQRFNEKNYSAKLKRYNKLILDFNNRHQNLLKNTFRDFNLKEIITDYLRYKREAPIDKILFENVALELSEREFDYITRYLEQGSDLFGEVDEQAYIFDGLATRLFEDMSYSIKNERAIFAKIKQEKQFLLDVGIDQLPTAQNPTRLTAFPNDIKSGFSFNFFREMVQKVEHALNFWQKRYHLLLKLNQHIEHTSIIRPNGFSMKVKRLSLFYQKIFNHIKTLKELQENLGLLQKIVDTIPDAQTVKTLKYSTSTKAMTLFSSKAKLINDFWQKIPPICTKINKILKKSSFQQIENELFEEEKQTVPRMEDVLYITERLDTCIKNKAVFKEYFEWRIFFESTAELIQNCLSILRDATAPENWDAVFKYNYLYLLIDLESSRLGNFNTNDKTLDKIIEIQEELQRLHKRKILKTWESIQHESIKAFNKKSNIKWLFNHRKNSKYSRKNSLRNILHEEFDLFTNLFPVVLVNPIVSSSIMPLKANLFDVVLFDEASQLRLEDTYPSLVRGRIKVISGDKHQMPPSSYFSSDIALDPTDFSINQSSSDTNFDKTNPLYLAESESLLEFGNNLNPNRVHTSYLDFHYRSYHPHLINFSNAAFYGSRLISLPEKNHYKPLRFFHLEGLYDKNGTNIIEATRIVSFLKEEYPINEDGSYPSLGIATFNMQQRNLIKDMIHEQTIHDNQFRQKMNKVGAEDNWFVKNLENVQGDERDIIIISTTFGLNPAGEFKQAFGLLNSKRGYRLLNVIITRAKQQLCVFSSIPKAYFTKYTSEILEKGNRGKAILYAYLDYVRSIEEEDEEARKNILSLLKDACEEEGTSIHDYPIETPFEDELYNYISDYILEDKIISDYQMGGYHIDFVILDENNQPAIAIECDGATWHNSPQAYAYDIHRQRILEKQGLKVFRVWSKAWWPAPSRELEKLCALVQNVCPNSLKKDIMP is encoded by the coding sequence ATGAATAAGCAATTTGTCACTTATCTCAATAATAAATTAAAAACAGGTAATCTTCGAACGATCCACCTAAATGCACTTCCAGGGCGTTATATAACCCGTTTAGATTTAACACAGCTCAATCTAATCAATGGTATTGATGGGACGCATCAGCTCTTTGACTCTCCTCAGAATAACCGCTCAGAAGATTTTTTATTCAACCACTTATTAGCAAAGCCAAAGTTTCAGTTTAAGATAAGTTTTGATGACATTCCTTTTTCAACACTTTCGGCAGAGGCCAAAAAGCAATATGATGATTTAGCCCGACGGTTGAACGCCATTTATAATCAAAATGAAGATAATTTTTTGGAGCATGGCACCCGAACATTTGGCTTTGGTTATCCTTTGTTAATCAAACAGAGCCTTAGCGATCCTACCAAAATTATCAAAGCTCCTTTATTGATTTGGAGTTTAGATATTAGCCGTTCCAACGCAAGCAAAAATCAGTGGGTAATTGAAAAAAGCGCTGATTCGCCTATTTATGTGAACGATGTTTTGCTTTCTTATATCAATACAGAAGAGGAAATTAACATTGATGAAACGCCCATTCATTTTCCAGATAACAACCTGCTTAGTCCAGAACAATTGCAAGAAGTATTGCATACGATCTTGAGCAAGTTTAGCTATGAAATCAATGATTTAACCGCCTCTATTCAGCCCTGCCTAAACAAACAAACAATAGAGAAGCAATCTACGGCATCTCCCCAATTGCTTTGGTCGGGTATATTAGGTATGTTTAGAACCCAAAAACAAAGTATCATCAAAGACACCGATCAACTGATTGCTAATTTTGATCAAATGGACTTTAATGATCTAGGGCTTAAAACGCCTCGTTTTTCAAACAATACCTCCGTAGATTCAGATCCTAGCCAAGAAGAAATTATCCAAACACTTGACGATCGAGAGTTTAAGGTCATACAAGGCCCTCCTGGTACGGGAAAAAGTCAAAGCCTTACAGCTATCATTACGAATACACTTGAAAACAAGGGCAAGATATTAGTCGTTTGTGAAAAAAAGACCGCACTTAATGTTATTTTTAACAACCTGCAAAAGCTAGGTTTAGAAAAATTAATTGCCATTATTGATGACGTTGATCGAGATCGAAAAAAGATTGTCAGCACAGTTCGGCAAATCACGGATGTTGTCAAATTAAAACACCAACGTTTTAACGAAAAAAATTATAGCGCAAAACTAAAACGGTATAATAAATTAATTCTTGACTTTAACAATCGACATCAGAACCTTCTTAAAAATACGTTTCGGGATTTTAATCTAAAAGAGATTATTACGGATTATCTCCGCTACAAACGAGAAGCTCCTATTGATAAGATTCTATTTGAAAATGTAGCCTTAGAGCTATCAGAACGAGAATTTGATTACATTACCCGCTATTTAGAACAGGGAAGTGATTTATTTGGAGAGGTCGATGAACAAGCTTATATCTTTGATGGTTTAGCAACTCGATTATTTGAGGATATGTCTTATTCTATTAAAAATGAGCGGGCTATTTTTGCAAAGATCAAACAAGAAAAACAATTTTTATTGGACGTTGGTATCGACCAGTTGCCTACTGCGCAAAACCCAACTCGTCTTACGGCATTTCCCAATGATATAAAATCAGGTTTTAGTTTTAACTTTTTTAGAGAGATGGTTCAGAAAGTAGAACATGCTCTAAATTTTTGGCAAAAACGCTATCATTTATTGCTCAAACTAAATCAACATATTGAGCATACGTCCATCATTCGCCCCAATGGTTTTTCTATGAAAGTTAAACGATTGAGTCTTTTTTACCAAAAGATTTTTAATCACATCAAAACACTCAAAGAGTTACAAGAAAACTTAGGGCTATTACAAAAAATAGTGGATACCATTCCCGATGCGCAAACGGTCAAAACCCTTAAATACTCTACTTCTACCAAGGCGATGACGCTGTTTTCTAGCAAAGCAAAATTAATCAATGATTTCTGGCAAAAGATCCCTCCCATCTGTACCAAAATCAATAAAATTTTGAAAAAATCAAGCTTTCAACAAATAGAAAATGAGTTATTTGAAGAAGAAAAACAAACCGTTCCTCGTATGGAGGATGTGCTTTATATTACAGAACGATTAGATACTTGTATTAAAAACAAAGCAGTATTTAAGGAATATTTTGAATGGCGTATTTTCTTTGAATCAACAGCAGAATTAATTCAAAATTGTTTGAGTATTCTCAGGGATGCCACTGCTCCTGAAAATTGGGATGCGGTATTCAAATACAATTATTTATACTTATTAATTGATTTGGAAAGTTCTAGGTTAGGCAACTTTAATACCAATGACAAAACGCTGGATAAAATCATTGAGATTCAAGAAGAATTGCAACGCTTACATAAGCGAAAAATTCTAAAAACATGGGAAAGCATCCAACACGAAAGCATCAAAGCTTTTAATAAAAAAAGTAATATAAAATGGTTGTTCAACCATAGAAAAAACAGTAAGTATTCTCGCAAAAACTCATTGCGAAACATATTGCATGAAGAATTTGATCTATTTACGAATCTATTTCCAGTAGTATTAGTCAACCCCATTGTATCTAGTTCTATCATGCCTCTAAAAGCCAATTTATTTGATGTCGTCTTATTTGACGAAGCCAGCCAATTGCGCTTAGAAGATACTTATCCATCATTGGTTCGAGGGCGAATAAAAGTCATTTCTGGTGACAAACACCAAATGCCTCCTTCTAGTTATTTTTCTAGTGATATTGCACTCGATCCTACCGATTTTTCAATTAACCAATCTAGCTCGGATACTAATTTTGATAAGACCAATCCACTCTATTTAGCAGAAAGTGAGTCCTTATTAGAGTTTGGTAACAATCTAAATCCCAACAGAGTACATACATCTTATTTAGATTTTCATTATCGCTCCTATCATCCTCACTTAATTAATTTTTCAAATGCGGCCTTTTATGGCTCTCGATTGATTTCACTCCCAGAAAAGAACCATTATAAACCCTTACGCTTTTTTCATTTAGAAGGGCTTTACGATAAAAATGGTACCAATATTATTGAGGCAACCCGTATTGTGTCCTTCTTAAAAGAAGAATACCCAATCAATGAAGATGGTAGCTACCCTAGTCTTGGAATTGCTACTTTTAATATGCAGCAACGCAATCTTATCAAGGATATGATTCATGAACAGACCATTCATGATAATCAATTTCGCCAAAAGATGAATAAAGTTGGTGCAGAGGATAATTGGTTTGTCAAAAACCTAGAAAATGTTCAAGGGGATGAACGAGATATTATTATTATATCGACCACCTTTGGTTTAAACCCAGCAGGAGAATTCAAACAAGCTTTTGGATTATTAAACAGTAAAAGGGGTTATCGCTTATTGAATGTGATTATTACACGAGCCAAGCAACAGCTTTGTGTATTTTCGTCTATTCCCAAAGCATATTTCACCAAGTATACCAGTGAAATTCTAGAAAAAGGAAATCGAGGAAAAGCTATTCTATATGCTTATTTGGATTATGTTCGTTCAATTGAAGAAGAAGATGAAGAAGCTAGAAAAAATATCTTGAGCTTATTAAAAGATGCTTGTGAAGAAGAGGGCACTTCTATTCATGACTATCCAATCGAAACGCCTTTTGAGGATGAACTCTACAATTATATCAGTGATTATATACTTGAAGACAAAATAATTTCCGATTATCAAATGGGAGGTTATCATATCGATTTTGTCATTTTGGACGAAAACAACCAGCC